The window CGGGCGGCTTGTTTTTTATCTTTCCTATTCACGCCTGGGCATGTAGGCACGGCAAACTCTACGGGGGCCGTCTGGCCCCCGCATCATACATATGGAACAAGAACAGTTGACGCAATACGTTGTGGCCTTGCAGTTTTGCAGCCGCATTTTCCAGAATTCGCCGGATGAAGACCTGCTGCGCGGCGTCATTGGCGGCGGGCTTTTGCAAGGCTTTGGCAGTTGGGCCTGTTTCAGGCCTTCAGAACTGGCTGAAAAGCTGTGGGGCGAGGCTCTTGATCCAGAGGGCCGCACTGCCGCCCTCGCGGCAGCCTATCCGGCAGAGGCGGCGCAGGATTCCTGCCGCGCGCTGTATCTGGATCTGCACATGGATCATCTGGCCTTGTTTTCCGGGCCGCAGCCTGCTGCCGCGCCGTGGGAATCCGTGTGGCGGGAGAAGGATCGCCTGCTTTTTGGCTGCAGAACGCAGGAAGTGCGCGACTGCTACAGGGAGTGGGGCATAGCCGCAGAACGGGACGGGCACGAGCCCGAGGACCATCTGGGGCTGGAACTGGCCTTCATCCTCTTTCTTGTGCAGAACATGGGCGGAGCTGTTGCCTCAAGCCAGGGGCAATCCCCGGAGGCGGCGCTGGCGACTTTTATGGACGGGCACATTCTGGCCTGGGTTGGAGACTGCCTGGAAAAAGCTTCGGCATGCGCCAGTACTGTGTTTTACCGCGAAATGTCGGCTCTTTGTTGCCTGCTGCTGGGAAACGTGCGGGCGCTCGTTCAGGAATAGCGCTGTACAG of the Desulfovibrio sp. genome contains:
- a CDS encoding molecular chaperone TorD family protein; the protein is MEQEQLTQYVVALQFCSRIFQNSPDEDLLRGVIGGGLLQGFGSWACFRPSELAEKLWGEALDPEGRTAALAAAYPAEAAQDSCRALYLDLHMDHLALFSGPQPAAAPWESVWREKDRLLFGCRTQEVRDCYREWGIAAERDGHEPEDHLGLELAFILFLVQNMGGAVASSQGQSPEAALATFMDGHILAWVGDCLEKASACASTVFYREMSALCCLLLGNVRALVQE